A DNA window from Streptomyces canus contains the following coding sequences:
- a CDS encoding TetR/AcrR family transcriptional regulator translates to MHIQDSHWSTASAIAPGGGAMGGAMGSAMSAAGNGRDGSRSAPLRVDAQRNLEHVLRAAREVFGELGYGAPMEDVARRARVGVGTVYRRFPSKDVLVRRIAEEETSRLTDQARAALGQEDEPWSALSRFLRTSVASGAGRLLPPQVLRVGVADEGTDGYDGSRVPQQRTTPGSGELRLVPEEAPMVSADDDTGAAALLEVVGRLVDRARAAGELRTDVSVSDVLLVIATAAPSLPDAAQQAAASARLLDILLEGLRSRPV, encoded by the coding sequence ATGCACATTCAGGACTCTCATTGGTCTACCGCGTCCGCCATCGCACCCGGTGGCGGGGCGATGGGCGGCGCGATGGGTTCGGCGATGAGCGCGGCGGGCAACGGACGTGACGGATCACGTTCGGCCCCGCTGCGCGTGGACGCACAGCGCAACCTGGAACACGTACTGCGCGCGGCGCGCGAGGTCTTCGGTGAGCTGGGCTACGGCGCGCCGATGGAGGACGTGGCGCGGCGCGCCCGGGTCGGTGTCGGCACGGTGTACCGGCGCTTCCCGAGCAAGGACGTCCTGGTCCGGCGGATAGCCGAGGAGGAGACCTCCCGGCTGACCGACCAGGCGCGGGCGGCGCTCGGCCAGGAGGACGAGCCGTGGTCGGCGCTGTCGCGCTTCCTGCGCACGTCGGTCGCGTCCGGTGCCGGGCGGCTGCTGCCGCCGCAGGTGCTGCGGGTCGGCGTCGCCGACGAGGGCACCGATGGCTACGACGGGTCGCGGGTGCCGCAGCAGCGGACGACTCCGGGCTCCGGCGAGCTGCGGCTGGTGCCGGAGGAGGCCCCGATGGTCTCCGCCGACGACGACACCGGGGCGGCGGCGCTGCTGGAGGTCGTGGGCCGGCTCGTGGACCGGGCACGGGCGGCCGGTGAGCTGCGGACCGATGTGTCGGTGTCGGACGTCCTGCTGGTGATCGCGACCGCGGCGCCCTCGCTGCCGGACGCGGCGCAGCAGGCGGCGGCCTCGGCGCGGCTGCTGGACATCCTGCTGGAGGGGTTGCGGTCCCGGCCGGTGTGA
- a CDS encoding sigma-70 family RNA polymerase sigma factor, whose amino-acid sequence MSVDGRNEPLGEGDGEAEGTPQVPGQGSRAGIPQGGIPAQAGEPVEGTVPAQRDRRQDGGLLPPPREMPTSDADLIDRMRSGDDTAYEELYRRHAGSVRRYARTCCRDGHTADDLTAEVFARMLQAVRGGHGPEHAVRPYLLTSIRRVAVGWTKSARREQLVDDFAVFAAQATRSSEVSDDALDLGADVRAMHVAEQSMAMQAFRSLPERWQAVLWHTEVEDESPSEVATLFGLDANGTRVLASRAREGLKQAYLQAHVSATLAADEECARYADRLGAYTRGGLRTRAERGLRKHLEECAKCRLAAGQIKEVAGGIPAVVPIAVIGWFGAAGYAKAVGLVAGGAGAGAAGAAGAAAAARGGSSGGAGAGGAAASEGLGAPVKAGIAAGVVAVAAAAVALALTGDDSPARKPDAKPPASAPVVEPADPAPTPVVEPADPAPTPSPRKPEPAPPVIPVAAAPSPKPTPTRTPTPAQKPTPTPTPKPTPPPTPAPTPTPTPTPTPTPPPPPAFHQWSELAYDISGDGSEPEMRIGESSWVWQRYGVSVADQAYAHGVTVHGRSSVTIDLNRACSSYDAMVGVDDMTLGLGKVYFSVYADGVRLWRSGLLEGGERAVPVHVNLAGRRSVRLVVEPHSPIDDVMLADWAESKFRCS is encoded by the coding sequence ATGAGCGTTGACGGGCGGAACGAACCCCTTGGCGAGGGCGACGGGGAAGCCGAGGGCACCCCACAGGTGCCGGGCCAGGGCAGCCGCGCCGGGATCCCGCAGGGCGGAATCCCGGCACAGGCCGGCGAACCCGTCGAGGGCACCGTCCCGGCGCAGCGCGACCGGAGGCAGGACGGCGGCCTCCTGCCGCCGCCCAGGGAGATGCCCACGTCCGACGCCGACCTGATCGATCGGATGCGCTCCGGCGACGACACGGCCTACGAAGAGCTCTACCGGCGCCACGCGGGGTCGGTGCGCCGCTACGCCCGCACCTGTTGCCGCGACGGCCACACGGCGGACGACCTCACCGCCGAGGTCTTCGCCCGCATGTTGCAGGCCGTACGCGGCGGCCACGGCCCCGAGCACGCCGTGCGTCCCTATCTGCTCACCAGCATCCGCCGCGTCGCCGTCGGCTGGACGAAGTCGGCCAGGCGGGAGCAGCTCGTCGACGACTTCGCGGTGTTCGCCGCGCAGGCCACGCGTTCGTCGGAGGTCTCCGACGACGCCTTGGACCTGGGCGCCGACGTGCGCGCGATGCATGTGGCCGAGCAGTCCATGGCCATGCAGGCCTTCCGCTCGCTGCCCGAACGCTGGCAGGCCGTCCTGTGGCACACCGAGGTCGAGGACGAGTCGCCGAGCGAGGTCGCCACGCTCTTCGGACTCGACGCCAATGGCACGCGTGTGCTGGCCAGCCGCGCCCGCGAGGGCCTCAAGCAGGCGTACCTCCAGGCCCACGTCAGCGCCACCCTCGCCGCCGACGAGGAGTGCGCCCGCTACGCCGACCGGCTGGGCGCCTACACCCGCGGCGGCTTGCGCACCCGTGCCGAACGGGGTCTGCGCAAGCACCTGGAGGAGTGCGCCAAGTGCCGGCTGGCCGCGGGCCAGATCAAGGAAGTCGCCGGCGGTATCCCGGCCGTCGTACCGATCGCGGTCATCGGCTGGTTCGGGGCTGCCGGGTACGCCAAGGCCGTCGGGCTCGTCGCGGGCGGCGCCGGGGCGGGAGCGGCCGGTGCCGCGGGCGCGGCCGCCGCAGCGCGCGGGGGCTCCTCGGGGGGAGCGGGAGCCGGCGGCGCAGCGGCCTCGGAGGGGCTGGGCGCGCCGGTGAAGGCCGGTATCGCGGCCGGTGTGGTCGCCGTGGCCGCCGCCGCGGTGGCGCTCGCGCTGACCGGCGACGACAGCCCGGCCAGGAAGCCGGACGCCAAACCGCCCGCGTCCGCGCCGGTGGTCGAGCCGGCCGACCCCGCGCCCACGCCGGTGGTCGAGCCGGCCGATCCCGCGCCCACGCCTTCCCCGAGGAAGCCCGAGCCGGCGCCCCCCGTGATCCCCGTCGCGGCCGCACCGTCCCCGAAGCCGACACCGACCCGCACTCCCACACCGGCCCAGAAGCCCACCCCGACTCCCACGCCGAAGCCGACACCGCCCCCGACGCCCGCCCCCACGCCCACGCCCACGCCCACCCCTACGCCGACTCCCCCGCCCCCTCCGGCCTTCCACCAGTGGAGCGAGCTGGCCTACGACATCTCCGGCGACGGCAGCGAGCCCGAGATGCGGATCGGCGAGAGCAGCTGGGTGTGGCAGCGTTACGGCGTCTCGGTCGCCGACCAGGCGTACGCCCACGGCGTGACCGTGCACGGCCGCTCCTCCGTCACGATCGACCTCAACCGCGCCTGCTCCTCCTACGACGCGATGGTCGGCGTCGACGACATGACGCTTGGCCTCGGCAAGGTGTACTTCTCCGTCTACGCCGACGGGGTGCGGCTGTGGAGGTCCGGGCTGCTCGAGGGCGGCGAACGGGCCGTGCCCGTGCATGTGAACCTCGCCGGGCGCAGGTCCGTACGCCTGGTGGTCGAGCCGCACAGCCCCATCGACGACGTGATGCTCGCGGACTGGGCGGAGTCGAAGTTCAGGTGTTCATAG
- a CDS encoding BTAD domain-containing putative transcriptional regulator gives MRYRILGVTEAADDHGTGIPLGGPRVRALLAALALRPGRTASPETLIDEVWGQEPPQDAPAALQALVGRLRRTVGKDAIVSEPGGYRLAAAEDDVDLYVFERLVRQGTVALAHRDARTAARNLTAALALWRGDALADLPDRTAATRPETLRLEATRTRIEADLLLGRAQDVVPELKELTGTHPYDEPLHVLLIRALRDTGRGADALAAYETARRALADGLGTDPGSELRDLHAELLTAPLSRPRAERTGNIRPRLTSFVGREPELDAIRSELHRARLVTLTGPGGSGKTRLAEEAASGFPQAWLVELAPLDRPEAVPGAVVSALGLRETVLMTTELTAPQDDPIALLVEYCGQRSELLILDNCEHVIEAAARLAETLLTRCPGLTVLATSREPLGVPGESVRPVEPLLPDQAHRLFAERAAAVRPDAATVLADQEAVAEICRRLDGLPLAIELAAARLRLLTPRQIADRLDDRFRLLTSGSRTVLPRQQTLRAVVDWSWELLDERERTLLCEVSVFAGGWELEAAEAVCTGPAAELLGALVDKSLIVATPHERDGSDGMRYRLLETIHEYAVERAAERPELRAAAELRHRAWVRALVEEAEPQLRSAGQLPWISRLETELDNIRAGVDRTLTAGDEAQAGALVLAMGWFWWLRNYRREGMTWVDRLLRLGVALDGAAMTGTHHLRSDGEAPDPIDAYLTAPHTETNHPAHRRRMNLRMLHLFLKAETEPMDGDLDPRLRRYVELVRNHFAQGGPDAARLPGIVWPMIGLTLKEPVDIRPLMDASVAHCRTHGDDWAVATALMLRTHMVVDSPGGLTGVDDDLEELRVLSRRVGDRWLRAQVSSAAGEAAMARGRPAEAKEEYEEALRLAYEVGAYAETPFLIARLAEVAYRTGDRSTALTTLDEASAAGDRYGVPETRAFVRLMRAHIALEDKDTARARELVDGVREEIGQSSPPPQFTVMLNSVAAMVTAAESGPEQGLPLLADTVREAIERRCSDTVVATLVDGAAALLCDLGDLPRAVRLLGAADRWRGGDPRPHPECVEAERAEATARTVLGPVRYAAEHARGSALTPAEALAELDEVEWARRAMNT, from the coding sequence CTGGTCGGCCGGCTCCGCCGTACCGTCGGCAAGGACGCGATCGTCTCCGAACCCGGCGGCTACCGGCTGGCCGCCGCCGAGGACGACGTGGACCTGTATGTCTTCGAGCGCCTCGTACGGCAGGGAACCGTCGCCCTGGCCCACCGGGACGCACGGACAGCCGCGCGGAACCTCACCGCGGCCCTCGCCCTGTGGCGCGGTGACGCCCTCGCCGACCTCCCCGACCGCACCGCCGCGACCCGCCCCGAGACACTGCGCCTGGAGGCCACCCGGACCCGGATCGAAGCGGATCTGCTGCTCGGCCGTGCCCAGGACGTCGTACCGGAACTGAAGGAGCTGACCGGGACGCATCCGTACGACGAGCCGCTGCACGTTCTGCTCATCCGTGCCCTGCGCGACACCGGCCGCGGCGCCGACGCCCTCGCCGCCTACGAGACCGCCCGCCGCGCTCTCGCCGACGGCCTCGGCACCGACCCGGGCTCGGAGTTGCGAGACCTGCACGCCGAGCTGCTCACGGCACCTCTCAGCCGCCCCCGTGCCGAACGCACCGGCAACATCCGTCCGCGACTTACCTCTTTCGTGGGCCGGGAACCCGAACTCGACGCCATCCGTTCCGAATTGCACAGGGCCCGCCTCGTCACCCTCACCGGACCGGGCGGATCCGGAAAGACCCGTCTCGCCGAGGAAGCCGCCTCCGGGTTCCCGCAGGCGTGGCTGGTCGAGCTCGCCCCGCTCGACCGGCCTGAGGCGGTGCCCGGCGCGGTGGTCAGCGCGCTCGGTCTGCGCGAGACCGTGCTCATGACCACCGAGCTGACGGCCCCGCAGGACGACCCGATCGCCCTGCTCGTCGAGTACTGCGGCCAGCGCAGTGAGCTCCTGATCCTTGACAACTGCGAACATGTCATCGAGGCGGCGGCCCGCCTCGCGGAGACCCTCCTCACCCGCTGCCCGGGGCTCACCGTCCTCGCCACCAGCCGGGAACCCCTGGGCGTGCCTGGCGAATCCGTGCGGCCGGTCGAACCCCTCCTCCCCGACCAGGCCCACCGCCTGTTCGCCGAGCGCGCCGCCGCCGTCCGCCCCGACGCGGCCACCGTGCTCGCCGACCAGGAGGCCGTCGCCGAGATCTGCCGGCGCCTCGACGGGCTGCCGCTCGCCATCGAACTGGCGGCGGCCCGCCTGCGCCTGCTCACCCCCCGCCAGATCGCCGACCGCCTCGACGACCGTTTCCGCCTGCTGACCTCCGGCAGCCGTACCGTCCTGCCCCGCCAGCAGACCCTGCGGGCCGTCGTCGACTGGTCCTGGGAGCTGCTGGACGAGCGGGAACGGACACTGCTGTGCGAGGTGTCCGTGTTCGCGGGCGGCTGGGAGCTGGAAGCGGCGGAGGCCGTGTGCACCGGGCCGGCCGCGGAGCTGCTGGGTGCACTCGTGGACAAGTCCCTGATCGTGGCCACCCCACACGAGCGGGACGGCTCCGACGGCATGCGCTACCGCCTGCTGGAGACCATCCACGAGTACGCCGTCGAGCGCGCCGCCGAGCGCCCCGAGCTGCGCGCCGCCGCCGAGCTCCGGCACCGCGCGTGGGTGCGCGCGCTCGTCGAGGAGGCCGAACCGCAGCTGCGTTCGGCCGGACAGCTCCCGTGGATCTCCCGTCTGGAGACCGAGCTGGACAACATCCGCGCGGGCGTCGACCGCACGCTCACCGCGGGCGACGAGGCGCAGGCCGGTGCCCTGGTTCTCGCCATGGGCTGGTTCTGGTGGCTGCGCAACTACCGCCGCGAGGGAATGACCTGGGTGGACAGGCTCCTGCGCCTGGGGGTGGCCCTGGACGGGGCGGCCATGACGGGCACGCACCACCTCCGGTCCGATGGCGAAGCCCCGGACCCGATCGACGCCTACCTCACCGCCCCGCACACCGAGACGAACCACCCGGCACACCGCCGACGCATGAACCTCCGGATGCTGCATCTCTTCCTCAAGGCCGAGACGGAGCCCATGGACGGCGATCTGGACCCCCGGCTGCGCCGCTATGTGGAACTCGTCCGCAACCACTTCGCCCAGGGCGGCCCGGACGCCGCCCGCCTCCCCGGCATCGTCTGGCCCATGATCGGCCTCACGCTGAAGGAACCGGTGGACATCCGCCCCCTGATGGACGCCTCCGTCGCCCACTGCCGAACCCACGGCGACGACTGGGCCGTAGCCACCGCCCTGATGCTGCGCACCCACATGGTGGTCGACTCCCCGGGCGGCCTGACCGGTGTGGACGACGACCTGGAGGAACTCCGCGTGCTCAGCCGCCGCGTGGGCGACCGCTGGCTGCGCGCCCAGGTCAGCAGCGCGGCCGGCGAGGCTGCCATGGCCCGCGGCCGCCCCGCCGAGGCCAAGGAGGAGTACGAGGAGGCACTGCGCCTCGCCTACGAGGTGGGGGCGTACGCCGAGACGCCGTTTCTCATCGCCCGGCTCGCCGAGGTCGCGTACCGCACCGGCGACCGCTCCACCGCGCTGACCACCCTGGACGAGGCGAGCGCCGCGGGTGACCGGTACGGCGTCCCGGAGACCCGGGCGTTCGTCAGGCTGATGCGGGCCCACATCGCCCTGGAGGACAAGGACACCGCCCGTGCGCGCGAGTTGGTCGACGGGGTGCGCGAGGAGATCGGTCAGTCGTCCCCGCCACCCCAGTTCACGGTGATGCTGAACTCGGTCGCCGCGATGGTGACTGCCGCCGAGTCGGGCCCGGAGCAGGGACTGCCCCTGCTGGCGGACACCGTCCGGGAGGCGATCGAGAGGCGGTGTTCCGACACGGTCGTGGCGACGCTCGTGGACGGCGCGGCGGCCCTGCTCTGCGACCTCGGCGACCTCCCGCGCGCGGTCCGGCTGCTCGGCGCCGCGGACCGCTGGCGCGGCGGCGACCCGCGCCCGCACCCCGAATGCGTGGAGGCGGAGCGAGCGGAGGCCACCGCCCGCACCGTCCTGGGCCCCGTGCGCTACGCGGCGGAACACGCCCGGGGCTCGGCCCTCACCCCGGCCGAGGCCCTCGCCGAACTCGACGAGGTGGAGTGGGCGCGGCGCGCTATGAACACCTGA